From Nocardioides sp. HDW12B, the proteins below share one genomic window:
- the folP gene encoding dihydropteroate synthase, whose amino-acid sequence MGILNVTPDSFSDGGLYADPAAGIARGLALHQSGADLVDVGGESTRPGARRPSQDEELARVVPVVRALAEQGVVVSVDTMRAEVARRSVEAGAAVVNDVSGGLADPAMLATVADLGVPYVLMHWRAHSVTMQQHTTYGDVVADVTDELSQRLEAASAVGLEADRIILDPGIGFSKDTDQNWQLLAGLDALRSLGRPVLVGVSRKRFLGELLAADGVLRPPRERDDASHAAAVLAAEAGAWCVRTHEVAAVADAVAVVARWQTARAASTPATPGATPGATSTPATPGGGAR is encoded by the coding sequence ATGGGGATCCTCAACGTCACCCCGGACTCCTTCTCCGACGGCGGCCTGTACGCCGACCCGGCGGCCGGGATCGCGCGTGGCCTCGCCCTCCACCAGAGCGGGGCGGACCTCGTCGACGTCGGCGGGGAGTCGACCCGCCCCGGAGCGCGCCGTCCCAGCCAGGACGAGGAGCTGGCCCGCGTCGTCCCCGTCGTCCGAGCGCTGGCCGAGCAGGGCGTGGTCGTCTCCGTCGACACCATGCGGGCCGAGGTCGCCCGCCGCTCGGTCGAGGCCGGCGCCGCGGTCGTCAACGACGTCTCCGGCGGCCTGGCCGACCCCGCCATGCTCGCCACGGTCGCCGACCTCGGCGTTCCCTACGTGCTCATGCACTGGCGGGCGCACTCCGTCACCATGCAGCAGCACACGACGTACGGCGACGTGGTCGCCGACGTGACCGACGAGCTGTCCCAACGCCTCGAGGCGGCGAGCGCCGTCGGGCTCGAGGCCGACCGGATCATCCTCGACCCGGGCATCGGCTTCTCCAAGGACACCGACCAGAACTGGCAGCTGCTGGCCGGCCTGGACGCCCTGCGGTCCCTGGGGCGCCCGGTCCTGGTCGGGGTCAGCCGCAAGCGCTTCCTCGGCGAGCTGCTGGCCGCCGACGGCGTGCTGCGGCCGCCGCGCGAGCGCGACGACGCCTCGCACGCGGCGGCAGTGCTGGCCGCGGAGGCGGGCGCCTGGTGCGTGCGCACCCACGAGGTCGCGGCGGTCGCCGACGCCGTCGCGGTGGTCGCGCGGTGGCAGACCGCCCGCGCCGCCTCGACCCCGGCCACGCCCGGCGCCACCCCCGGCGCCACCTCGACGCCGGCCACCCCGGGCGGGGGAGCGCGGTGA
- the folB gene encoding dihydroneopterin aldolase, protein MTTTPRTLTPPSDRLRVRGIEVFAHHGVLDHERRDGQTFLVDLDLEVDTAEAAATDDLTRTVDYGSLVTDVVAAVQSDPVDLIETVAERVAGVCLARERVRSVDVTVHKPDAPIPATFADVELTINRRRG, encoded by the coding sequence ATGACCACCACACCGCGCACCCTGACCCCGCCCTCGGACCGCCTCCGGGTTCGCGGCATCGAGGTGTTCGCCCACCACGGCGTGCTGGATCACGAGCGCCGCGACGGGCAGACCTTCCTCGTCGACCTCGACCTCGAGGTCGACACCGCCGAGGCGGCCGCCACGGACGACCTGACCCGCACGGTCGACTACGGTTCCCTCGTCACCGACGTGGTGGCCGCAGTCCAGTCCGACCCGGTGGACCTCATCGAGACCGTTGCGGAGCGGGTCGCGGGCGTGTGCTTGGCTCGTGAGCGCGTGCGGTCGGTGGACGTGACCGTGCACAAGCCCGACGCACCCATCCCGGCGACCTTCGCGGACGTCGAACTGACCATCAACCGGAGGCGTGGATGA
- the folE gene encoding GTP cyclohydrolase I FolE, translating into MTSPSYDDVPDFDHERAAAAVRELLAAMGEDPDREGLRDTPARVARAYEEMSRGIRQRAEDVLTTTFDLGHDEMVLVRDIELWSMCEHHLVPFTGVAHVGYIPNDNGRITGLSKLARTVDVFSRRPQVQERLTTQVADAMMEILQAKGAIVVIEAEHLCMTMRGVKKPGAKTITSAIRGVMHNAATRSEAMSLIMHGTR; encoded by the coding sequence ATCACGAGCCCGTCGTACGACGACGTGCCCGACTTCGACCACGAGCGCGCCGCCGCGGCGGTGCGCGAGCTGCTCGCCGCCATGGGGGAGGACCCCGACCGCGAGGGCCTGCGCGACACCCCGGCGCGGGTGGCGCGGGCCTACGAGGAGATGTCGCGCGGCATCCGGCAGCGTGCCGAGGACGTGCTGACCACGACCTTCGACCTCGGCCACGACGAGATGGTGCTCGTGCGCGACATCGAGCTGTGGTCGATGTGCGAGCACCACCTGGTGCCGTTCACCGGGGTGGCGCACGTCGGCTACATCCCCAACGACAACGGCCGGATCACGGGGCTGTCGAAGCTGGCCCGCACCGTGGACGTCTTCTCCCGGCGCCCGCAGGTGCAGGAGCGGCTGACGACCCAGGTCGCCGACGCGATGATGGAGATCCTGCAGGCCAAGGGCGCCATCGTCGTCATCGAGGCCGAGCACCTCTGCATGACGATGCGCGGCGTCAAGAAGCCCGGCGCCAAGACCATCACCTCCGCCATCCGCGGCGTCATGCACAACGCCGCCACGCGGTCCGAGGCGATGAGCCTCATCATGCACGGCACCCGCTGA
- the folK gene encoding 2-amino-4-hydroxy-6-hydroxymethyldihydropteridine diphosphokinase: protein MSETPNPNYVDSDTLTGEMRPIRRCVISLGSNLGDRLSKLQGAVDTLSDTPEVWLTAVSSVYETAPVDAPEGSEPFLNAIVLFDTTLPAHTLLDRAHAVEDAFGRERDGVPNSPRTLDVDLIVVGERRADDDDLKLPHPRAHERGFVLVPWAEIEPDAEIPGVGPVAELAEKVGSSGLLLRDDLVLETS, encoded by the coding sequence ATGAGCGAGACCCCCAACCCCAACTACGTGGACTCGGACACGTTGACCGGGGAGATGCGACCGATCCGCCGCTGCGTGATCTCGCTGGGCTCGAACCTGGGCGACCGACTCTCCAAGCTCCAGGGCGCCGTCGACACGCTCTCCGACACCCCGGAGGTGTGGCTCACGGCGGTCTCGAGCGTCTACGAGACGGCCCCGGTCGACGCCCCCGAGGGCTCGGAGCCGTTCCTCAACGCGATCGTGCTGTTCGACACGACGCTGCCGGCGCACACCCTGCTGGACCGCGCGCACGCGGTCGAGGACGCGTTCGGCCGCGAGCGCGACGGCGTCCCGAACTCCCCGCGCACCCTGGACGTCGACCTCATCGTGGTGGGGGAGCGCCGCGCGGACGACGACGACCTGAAGCTGCCGCACCCGCGCGCGCACGAGCGCGGCTTCGTGCTGGTGCCCTGGGCCGAGATCGAGCCCGACGCGGAGATCCCCGGCGTGGGACCGGTCGCCGAGTTGGCGGAGAAGGTCGGCTCGTCCGGCCTGCTGCTGCGCGACGACCTGGTCCTCGAGACGTCCTGA
- a CDS encoding nuclear transport factor 2 family protein, which produces MTPDQQDVAAANEAFYGAVERGDLDALTGLWCTEETAVCVHPGATPIHGTRNVLRSWALIMANTDYIQFFLTDVTVSVNGDVATVTCRENILTAADSGPQGFNGGLAEALNVFVRRPGGWRLWVHQASPVVSEAG; this is translated from the coding sequence GTGACCCCGGACCAGCAGGACGTCGCAGCGGCGAACGAGGCCTTCTACGGCGCGGTCGAGCGAGGAGACCTCGACGCCCTCACCGGGCTCTGGTGCACCGAGGAGACGGCGGTGTGCGTGCACCCCGGCGCGACCCCGATCCACGGCACCCGCAACGTGCTGCGCAGCTGGGCGCTGATCATGGCCAACACCGACTACATCCAGTTCTTCCTCACCGACGTCACCGTCAGCGTCAACGGCGACGTGGCGACCGTCACGTGCCGCGAGAACATCCTGACCGCGGCCGACAGCGGTCCCCAGGGCTTCAACGGCGGCCTGGCCGAGGCGCTGAACGTCTTCGTCCGGCGCCCGGGGGGTTGGCGCCTGTGGGTGCACCAGGCGTCGCCGGTAGTCTCGGAGGCCGGATGA
- a CDS encoding DUF3180 family protein, whose translation MGTGGLVLGWSVRAVATRLGLTVPTVTWLQVIGLAVGAGIVALTARHTRRAVRRRTGDLRPHEAVNRLVLGKACALVGALVAGGYVGAAISWVGALSERADDNVVRSAVAALAGAALMAAGLLLERACRTGDEPPPS comes from the coding sequence CTGGGCACGGGCGGGCTGGTGCTGGGCTGGTCGGTCCGCGCCGTGGCGACCCGCCTGGGCCTCACCGTGCCGACGGTCACCTGGCTCCAGGTCATCGGCCTCGCGGTCGGCGCCGGGATCGTCGCCCTGACCGCGCGCCACACCCGCCGCGCCGTACGCCGACGCACGGGCGACCTGCGCCCGCACGAGGCGGTCAACCGGCTCGTGCTGGGCAAGGCGTGCGCGCTCGTGGGCGCGCTGGTCGCCGGCGGGTACGTCGGAGCGGCGATCAGCTGGGTCGGTGCGCTGTCCGAGCGGGCCGACGACAACGTCGTGCGCTCGGCCGTCGCCGCCCTCGCGGGGGCCGCGCTCATGGCAGCCGGCCTGCTGCTGGAGCGCGCGTGTCGGACCGGGGACGAGCCGCCTCCGTCCTAG